The region aataattatacattcaaataatatacatttttgctgtgatgatattttgtttttaaagtagtATTAAGTAAATGTTGGACTACAGAATAATTTGGACTCTAGAACAAACGCTCATCACCTTGTAGTCTTTGTTTGTGCTGAAGGTGCTGACATGTGATAGTCGTGGCAAAGATGAGCATACAGACCAGCCCGATGGAGCAGATGAGCACAGCACACAGGTGCAAATCTGAGAGAGGGACAAGCAAAACAGGAAAAAATTATTCTCTAAAAACATAGAAAAGGTATTTAAAACAGTCTTGGAGTAatttgttctttctctcttttagaGTTGGAACAAGTTGAATGTAAAACTACACATTCTATTTAATTTGTATTGGACAAATCCATGTACTCTCTGACCGTTaactttttcttaattttttttataatgtagtGAAACATTTGCGATGTGTCAGAACTAAAGGAACAATTTGTATTACAATAAATGCTCTGGCAGAGTGCATCAGGGAAATAAATTGTGAGAACACTTGGTTTACATTTTGTTGAATTTGGTTTGGTATTTCTCCATCAACAGGGAGGAGATAAGTCAAAAGCCAAAAGCTGTATAACACTGATCCAATCCAGCACATAAAAAATTGTCTTTATCAGTGACAGAAACCATGCTCCAGACTGCAATGGACGACATGTTGActagttttattaaaatataaaatatagagGTAATAGCATACCTTCAAACATGCGCCATATGTCATCAGTTTTTCCTGTGCTTGGTATATGATGTACTGAAAACATTAAGATAGACACAAGAAAAGTAACATGAAttatagtttttttcttcttctttttttaaataatacttttgaaGCATTGGAAAAGTAAATATCTGTTAATAGATTTCATGAGTTTGCATTGGCCAGCATTTTTTCCCTTCacttgttttctgttttattgcAGTATTTTTTTCAGGGTGTCTTACTATTGAAACTGTTAACATTATGTTTTCAATTTATGTTGTATtccttgaaaaaaacaaaacaattgtgaattacaataaacaccattttacagtAAAAGTGTATTTGAATAGAAAAGTCCACCATTAAGCACGTTttgtgtttctgatttgtttattgtGCTAGAGTCAGTTTAAGCACTGTAGTTTATTGTAGTAGCTTTAATTTTAAATAAGACATACAAACAATTACCATCATTCATTTTGTAGTAACATACAAACATACTCTCACTAAGCTGTAATTTGacttctttttaaaatatttaaaaaacatacaacaaaTGCCAAGGTCATACTCATCTATATTATTTGCAATGGGCAAACTGGTTTTGGATTTTTGGATTTTGCATTGTTGTAAATTATGGAAATCTCTGTATGCTTAAATGCTTATATTGCAAGTTTACAATCTATGTTCGGGTAAAATTCCACACAATGATAACATTTATTCTCTTACATTGTTGCATATTTGGCTCATGGCTCAACCTGGTCATCTTTTATTCTGTTGAGATTTGTGCAAGATTGTGCTTGATGAGGCTTCAATAAGACCAGGCAAGGACACTTAGTGCAAGAGGAAATTGTGTTAAAGGCCTCTAAAAATACTTAACCTTTGACCCTAAAAAATAGGGCTTTAATAAATCTACATCACAGTAAGGTTCATAAACAGATATTAATGCATTACAGCAGCTTTGAGAAAGCAACGAACAGATTGGcttttacatgtttaaataaattaaagttaATCTACTGTACGattattaattactgtaaattGTTACCTGGGAAACTAAATTCTGCCTTTTCAGAATGTATGGAAATTAGCCAAGTTTTCTTTgcagattttctttctttcattatttctaTCTTTATTTATGTATCTATTtactaatttgtttatttatttaaattttaacacCAGGCTGCTTagcgttttgttttttaaacattggACAGGGAAAATTTCTATAGAAAATGTAAAGCAATAATAGTTTTTTTGCTTATACTATCTTAAAAGTGAAGTATGCAATATCAGCATCACTAGCATGAACAAATAGAATTGCAaacaataatgattgttttcaaaccggtttcccaaacactcccacccCATCTGCCAATGGTTGATAAAACAGAAagccccgccccaaactcacaccactgtcTGGGCTGGTTTTTATGGCaccacaatgtttacattttaggatGGAATCAATCTACATGTCTGTAAAGTGatccatggaaaggaggaggcgagaaccggcttgagaatataaataatagttttaattataaacttaaaagacaacataaacacacacatgacggacatgtccgtaaacgatctctctcccgcacgatcctctgcagtcgacctttatccctcacggaggcttaattagcctaatacgggaccgggtgtgtatgatcacgacccggccccgccctccgccctgccacaatgtctTACAACTGTCTGCAAATAAAGCTGGGATATAGGTGAAAGTATTATAACATCAAAAAAATGCACACATATTTTTAAAGATGACACAATTTACCAATGTTAATTGTCACTAGAAAAGTAAAAAGAACAATAGCTGCGTTCTACCTCACAGAAATAGAAATCCTTACTCCTACAGAAGCCTTCGACATATTACAGTTCTTATTGGCTTCCAGCACATTTTATCACCCTTCTATCCCTGTTCTGGTCCCTTTTGGAACTAGCCGTGTGCCTGCTCATGTGCACTTCATTAGCACAGTCTCTGTCTCAGACAACGACCCGGGCAGCTTCACTATGAGGCTTTGACTCTATCCACACCAGGTTACAGTTACACATCTGATCTACATTTTCTGTTTGAACTCAAAGCCATTCTATAAAACCCCAGTAAAACCGAGAGCTTCAGCACATTTTCTGATCTGCAGTAGGTCTGCAGAACATTGCACAAAACTGCTTTCTCAAAACGCAACAGTCAAATGGGTagggatagtgtgtgtgtgtttgagtgccgCTTTTGGAAAAGCATGAAGTCATTTGCTGGCTGACCTCAAGGCTATAGAGACGGCTGAAGTGGCTAACCCTGCTCTGTGATCTTGCTTTGGTGGTCTGTGTTGACATTTTGTTGCAACTTTCAGAAGACAAATTCCCCAGTCACGGTAGACCTATGGCCTCCATTTCCTTCCTTATTCCTTCTTGCATGTTTGTTCTCACTaggtttttttctttgtttttgtgtctCAGAGTTGGGTAAACTGGGGTGTCTGTGGTTGTCTAACCTCTACAGTAATGTTGTATTATAACCCTCAAAACCACACTCTTTTATCTGTGAGATATTTGATGATGTTTCTCATCCAAAAATGTACCACTCGTAGATACACTATATACAGAATGTTCCAAACAAACAATTTTGCTGTAGAGTCATTGCCATTTACACAACCTAAACATACAAATAGTGCAGgaacctaaatattttatatttattgtacaatatatatatagtatatgtgtAAATTAGTCAAAAGATTtcatattcataataatattaccaaacttttaaataaaaatgtaaatataaaatgtagtCAGTCCATTCATTTTAAGTCTGTTGCTTGCCCCCGGAGTAGAGACTGTAGGCATATATATATCTGCTCTGAGTGGTCGTGACGAATATTTTGTTGTTCTTTTTATTCTTGCGAGCCTCAGGCAATTGCCATTTATCAGGCAAATGATGAATCCCATGTCTGCTGAGGCATTTGAAACCTCTCGCTGTCCGAACACCATAGGAAAACTCATTATACGGCCAGAGTAAATGTTTTGAGTTGCATCCTTGCCAAGTTTCCTTGATCTGTCCCCACAGCATGTCCAGGCTGCTCTCATTAACAGCCTCATGGTTTGTTTGTATTGGCTCAATACGCATTTATAGTAGAAATGAAAGTTTACGCTTCATTTACATGTTGAATTTTATGGACCATGCAAAAACTATTTGAATTTGGGCTTTGAACAGTTTTCATGATGTAATGTTAGCATATGAATCTGATTCAGTCACTCTTTTGTGATGTTCTGAAAAGACAGAACATCCCCTCAGTGAAAGACGTTTAGAAAGATCTAACAATGTACTCTGTCTGCAATTGTGGAATTGGAGTTGACCCTGTACTGGATATACTGAAGGATTAGTGAACTAGAGGAAACAGCTGTTGTGTGGTTAGCCCTGACCGTGGCAAGACATCACTCTTCCACCCCATCTAACTCAAACACAGTGTTCCCTGGTGCTAGTGAGGGAACCCTAAACTGAACGGTTCACTCTACAATTAGATAGTCCAGATTGCTGATAAACATTAATAATACCAATTAAAGGCTTTCAAATTACGTGTTTAGTAAAGCACATTTATTGTGGGATCAAACAAACTGTTTAGTTTGCATTTCCAAAACCCACAAAAGAATTACTGTAGCATTTGCAtgcagtcatacctcaaatgtgcgGTTTATAAAAgaaattttgctaaattaaatacacaaaggatatgAGTTTATATGCTTGACGAATCTGACAATCGATGTAGTACTTCTGTATTAACTTGTTAGCAACACGATTTTAAAAACTTCAAAATTCAATTTTGAGGTAtggctgtgtgtgtgtaatttatgttgcagAACAAAACATTCCTCTGAGTTTCACTTGAAATTACATAATGACTGAAAAGTTCTATTAGAATCAACAGCATTCTTTGTGTGCAATTAGACAATCACCACAGTTACCTCGTAATTCCATGCTCCCTGTTCCATTCGACGAGGCCCTCCACTTATTTCTGTGCTTTCGTATTTCCTGCACTTTACAGGTGTAGTTGCCCCCGTCCTCTGCAGACACATTCAGGATCAACAGACGATAGATCTGTCCGTCCATCTCTTCCCAGAGAAGGAACTTGGTCTGGGAAAAGTGCTTGCTGTAGTTGCCGTAATACTTGGCTTTCTTCATGCCCATCCTGACAACGAGGTGCTCATCTTCATGGTTGGGTAGGTAGTGCCAGCGGAGCACCAGGGCACTGCTGCTCCTTTTCTTCTGAGACACCAAGCAGGACAAAGTGATGTTGTCTCCTTCCATACACATGCTAACTGGCCCAGGGGTGACGGTCACATTTAAAGCATCACTCAGTTCTGAGAAAAAGTACAAAGAATAAATAGCAAGCTTATAAATTGTACGTTTAAATGGACTGTTTGTACAGGTGTACAATATATGATGGACAATATTTGATTCTGTGATATTGACTTTAACTCTTATTTAAGGAACTCATTACCATCTCTAAAAATAGAGAAAACCAGAAAAAGACAGACAtgtacaaaaatgtcaaattaatcctctttataattaataaaaataaatatgatttatttcagcaTATGTCTGACTGCATGCAAGTTACTGTTATTATATTATCAATGTTTACGGCACTCTGGAATACTTCAATCTGATTGGTCATTTGCTGCATTTTGTGGTCATATACTTATATAATGACCATTAAACTATATTATTGTTCAAATTTGTCCTTAGAAACCAATTTCCTTCATAGTTGtactagtttcatgtctctcgtaTTACTCCATGGTCTCTTCCTTGTTGTGGACCTGATGttccaatataatataatataatataatataatataatataatataatataatataatataatataatataatataatataatataacataatatgatGTCCAACTGACAGTATATTATCCATTACTTGGAGTTGGACAATGCTTAGTTAGAATACTAAATAGTACTGTTATCTCAAAAAGGAtaattgggtaacactttacaataaggttccatttcttAACTTTAATGTTTCATGGAAtgttaggtatcatgaacaaataatgaacaatatatttttacagcatttattaatctttaatgttagttaataaaaaatacatctgttcattgttagttcatgttagtgcattaactaatgttaactaataaacttttgatttaaaaaatgttcatgttaatattgtatgttaaaatgaaaattaaccaagactattaaattatataaaagtattgttcattgtccACTCACAttaattaatgttgttaactaatgttaacaaatggaaccttatgtGGAACTTATAGTGATTATATCTGAAGTTCAGTATAAATATCTAATCTTGAGGTgagacagtctctctctctcttaatcaaAAAGTACCAGCTTTGGAAAAATAATTTTTCCctgaacacacacgcacgcacacacgcacgcacatacacacacacaggtggaaCACATTTGTCTGCCTTCATGAACCAGAGTCTAGTGCAGAGAACACCACAAGAACATTGTATCCAGCTGGTAAAAGTATCCGTCGTGTATATGGTTTGTGCCAATTACTAGAGTCCTCAGGGGTCAACCAGGACTGTGTTTTCAACCCATGACCCACATCACAAGCCACAACAGATCTGGACATAAACAAAAAGTACCAAAACAATactgaataaaatatttatattgggtCACCCTAAAGTACTAGTTCTTAAACTCTGACACACACCAAAACTTTGGCTATTCACTTAGTTATTTGACTATAGCTCAGAACTCACCAGAACAGTAAATTCAGACATATTTTGCTACAGAAGAAATGCATAACTAaatataaagtgtatatatagAGTAAACAGAGGTTGCATAAAAACTAAACTTGGAAAAGTACAAAGGTTTTGCTAGTTTTGCATGCATAATGAGTTTATGTAGTTTATCATAAATTGTGCAATTACATGTGTGACAAACTTGGAGCCGCTGTCTAACAAATTTTGATAATCTCACCATTACCCCACTAATCACATGCCCCTGACAGCTACTTTGCACATTGTTCTTTCTTTTGAATATTAAAAGGCCAACATATAAACAGTCAGTCTTACCTCCAATAAAAGCCCTAGTCAGGAGAACTATCACGACTGTGGAGAGTTTCATAGTGTAGACCCGTAGGCTCCATAAACTCAACTAAAcgtaaagaaaagaaaggagaaaTCCCTGGGATTTTCTCTCCTTTTATTTTCCTTTCTCCctttcacagtgtgtgtgtgtgtgtaatatgaaaCAGTGCATGCTCTGTTCCCAGTTAGAAACACCCCTCTTTCTTTTTTCaccctctctttttctttctctatcCCATAATCACCCTCCCTTCCAGTGCAAAGTACGTAGGAAATGTCATTTCCTGAGAGAAACCTTTGGAAGCAGCACAAATTTCCAGCTGGACCTACAGCATACAAAAGTAGGAGCAGCGGCCAGGTCTTAGCGGGGGGTTACTTACTCAGCTTTGATAATGAGTGAGGATGGTAACGTCTAACAAAGTCTCTCTGTTCAAGGAACCCTGAGATTTAGTGTTGttacaaacctgcatgactttttttcttctttgatggaatacaaatggagatgtttggcACAAATTTGCACAGTCACCATTTTACTTTCAATTCATCTTTGTCCCATGCAATGAAAGCAATGTttgactgaggttgtcattctgcctaaacTCCTTTTATGTTGTATGGAAGAACGTTAACAATTTTTCAGACCTTATTCAGTTTTAATGCAGAACACCTCTCAAATCTAGATTATGGGAAATTTGTCCACTGTCTGGACTTTTCTGTTTTCTGTGTACAGTGTTTGTCCACCCTCCTCAGTGCTTTGAAGCAGAATGGTTTATTGGGTAGAGTAATGTGCTGAGCTACTGGTTTCTCTGACTGAGGATCGCTGCCAAGAGGAGTTCAGTTACACAATATGCTTATATACTGTATAGCAACCAAATATAGGACAACAACTTTAAATGTGCCTTGCCAGTGCAATACTTCAGCTTTTTCATGTAACTCTTTATTGTTTGTTAAAAAAGTGAGTTGCAcatcagataaaaataaaaagtagaagcatacagtaggctatattggaagttataatataatataatataatataatataatataatagtttttaataggactgatgtgattcttcagtaTTTATTAGGTGTGATATTCTTTGTAAAAATGtcggtagcactttattttacagtactgttctacatttacgtaCAATATAATTACAACAGTAATTACAaagtactaaccctaaacctaattccAACTCTAATCTAAACCCATATTAAGTATGTGTAGTTCCCTAATATTTCTCAATACATTCTTAAGTAAACTGTAAGTATACAGAAAGTacacgtactgtaaaataaagtgcaaccaaaaTATCTTACCATTGGACAGTCCGATTTGGAAAACAAGTCAAGAAAAAGATGTTAAAAATCCCAATTATTATTTCTGGTACATTTGTCTGAAAAATGGTCAAGTCAAGCACATTGCACTGTGGAATACAGTAGTGCACTGTTACTTATTGTAATTTAGTAGATCATCCCAGTATTCCTTGTATACAGACTATTTGTGcaaaaagtatacagtatatgttatatATTTCAGAAATAGTGAGTATTATGCTAGTATGCTATTCTGGACATAGTCTTTGAGAGTATGACAATAATTACTGACATTGTGGCTGGAATTAGAATTAGGATTTATAGGAAAGCTAACTTTCCAGTTTTGTCTTTGCAAAGCACCTGCATTTTCCTTTTTCTAATTAACCAGTTAATAAAGCCATCAAAATGCCAGAGAAACTCAATTCattataatgttaaataatgATATACCACATTCATTGCTGCTATCAGGACTCTACACTGACTCCATGTGGCTACAGCACAGAAGATACCAGCATCCTCTGAAATGTAACAAATCAACTCACAGATGTGAAAACAActatacataaagcatgcaaatatGAGATctactttgtttgtttttttatctatCTGCTTTTTGAATTCATTGATACATTTTAGAATTAATTTAAAAgacaaatgtttaatgtttagatAAGGATGGTCCCCCAATGGTCCCTGAGAGGAAATGCTTAATAAgcatactaaataatgtcttaatgaaaatgtACAATTCCGGAAGatttgtgtgagggttaggtttagggataaggttaggggatagaaaatatcattaatTCAGTATAAAAACAgcagaagtcaatggaaagtccctaCTCTGatagaaaaataaacatgcacatgtgtgtttgtgtacaaacGCTAATCATAATGTGTGAACATTTATCAATCATTTACCATAACAGAGTTACCCTTGTAGATAACGCAAGTCGCAGTGCTTCTTTTACTTATTCAATTACAGTTTAAGACATTGGCCACCCGCAGACCTGACTGCGAAATCATGCATTTCATATCAGCGTAGATTAAAAGAGCTCATGGTGAGAAGCTCTCAGTCAATCAGTAAGTGGCTTGTTAATGTAATACATGAGTCAGCGGGAGAcacatcacaataatacacacatcACATCAACTGTATCTTATCTAGCTACCCAGACCTTGCACATAGTCCAGTCTCCTGCATGTAGGTCACTGTTATGCTCCATGTTGGGTACAGTAAGGTGCTCGACCAGGGTCTGCAGATGCCTCTTAAAGAGATTTTATGTGGGAGTTGAGGATCAGGGGAAATCAAAGGAAATGCTCTCTCATATCTGTGGTATATGCGCTATCTCGAGGGTGCTCTTTGCTCTTGTTAAACTCATTTGGGCCACTCACAAGGCAACAAAGACACCCTTACATTAAATCACTTGCtcagtttgtttgtttactgACTCTGCCATTAGGGCAAATTATTCTCAGTTAATTGGTTTTATAATTATTCTATTGGATATGCAGAGAAACAACATTGTGGCACTCTAAAAAACACCCAGCATGGAAACGAGACTATTTAATAACCTAGATTACTTACATATTATAGCCTGTTGACTTCCCCCAGTCTTACGATATTAGCACCTGCAAGAGGTAAAGCATGgcagacatttttgaaaaataatcatAAATCCTAGTTTTGATCCACAGTCGGAAACACTGAAAATGGATTCAATGGAACAGCATAATAAAAtcccaaaatatttaaattaaataaagtgtattTAAAGCAGTGTCACTCAGAATAGATCACAGTTTATTTTCATCTCTTGTTGAAGATCTATTGTCGTTTTATTCCAATGACAGTGGAGTTTTAATAAAAAGAGACAAAGCAGGCCCCTCAGAATGGAGCCATTTAGCCCAAGCTTTATTCAGATGGGGGTGGTGCCTGAATAAGCCTTAGACCAGCTAATATCCCTGATACAATCAATATGCAAGAACATTACAGTCGCCATAAGTAGAGCTATGCTTTCTTTTCTCTCAGCATTATTTTGTAAATGAGCCAGGGAGGAG is a window of Xyrauchen texanus isolate HMW12.3.18 chromosome 24, RBS_HiC_50CHRs, whole genome shotgun sequence DNA encoding:
- the LOC127618018 gene encoding V-set and transmembrane domain-containing protein 4-like, whose amino-acid sequence is MKLSTVVIVLLTRAFIGELSDALNVTVTPGPVSMCMEGDNITLSCLVSQKKRSSSALVLRWHYLPNHEDEHLVVRMGMKKAKYYGNYSKHFSQTKFLLWEEMDGQIYRLLILNVSAEDGGNYTCKVQEIRKHRNKWRASSNGTGSMELRVHHIPSTGKTDDIWRMFEDLHLCAVLICSIGLVCMLIFATTITCQHLQHKQRLQASYYLVKCPENSSGETVTSVASSSPRMHRKEKRHKSQFRDITEPQPPPQIPAKAPVPRKPRRTKLLKAQTTKTQMPRVAEDSLTYAELELFKPKPELKSESNGCAQLESQTHCTGTVYAQILFVEKQV